The following proteins are encoded in a genomic region of Cyclonatronum proteinivorum:
- a CDS encoding spore maturation protein, whose protein sequence is MQILSILVLPLIIVAIPLYGLIKKVQVYEVFVDGAKEGFQIGVRIIPYLVAILFAIGMFRASGAMEMLIHLLDPVLALVGFPAEVLPMAIMRPLTGSGSVGVMADLIAAYGEDSFVVKVAGTMFGSTETTFYVLAVYFGAVGIRKVRYAVQAGLIADFAGVIASVAVCYWLFA, encoded by the coding sequence ATGCAGATTCTCAGTATTCTTGTTTTACCCCTCATCATCGTAGCCATTCCGCTGTACGGCCTGATCAAAAAAGTGCAGGTCTATGAAGTTTTTGTGGATGGCGCCAAGGAAGGATTTCAGATTGGGGTGCGCATCATTCCGTATCTCGTTGCCATTTTGTTTGCCATTGGCATGTTCCGGGCGAGCGGCGCGATGGAAATGCTCATCCATCTGCTTGATCCGGTGCTGGCGCTGGTTGGCTTTCCGGCGGAGGTGCTGCCAATGGCGATTATGCGTCCGCTTACCGGCAGCGGCTCGGTAGGCGTGATGGCCGATCTCATTGCGGCCTACGGGGAAGATTCCTTCGTGGTGAAGGTCGCCGGAACCATGTTCGGCTCAACCGAGACGACCTTTTACGTGCTTGCCGTGTACTTCGGCGCCGTGGGCATCCGTAAGGTGCGCTATGCGGTGCAGGCCGGCCTCATCGCCGATTTCGCAGGCGTGATTGCCTCCGTTGCGGTTTGCTACTGGCTGTTTGCTTGA
- a CDS encoding BamA/TamA family outer membrane protein, producing MRTHITASFLAVLFLLFVHAGQTLAAESFSTGERTYAVERSVFPAIDNGSDRRPQVRRVRIRGNETFPDMVLMNIIATEAPAFFRRMQFWRPDEFDYSLNEVRRDAIRIERFYRRRGFYDVAVTFDIQEGRRDHQRLVTFFVDEGEPTRVHSLELIFENTDEEKIEEIRQMRDFQRAENNNPLQVSRRYEAVKHPDIESAYLTALRNSGFAFARTRIEADVDTLRRKADVRVIMEPKQIATFRDIFVEGELSVPEDLIRFQSAIRPGDVYSLRKMRDAQQLLFRHPLMRLVTISVPDQEPGEEVDIRIRIREQALRSVKVQAGFGNEELLRGQVTWTHRNPLGNGHRFTISSRASFIEQRGNLEYLIPGFVNPRSNLAITPFALRKDEDNYLIYRYGINNNITYYFSQFLVGSVSYELSRNDERLKDGGRARTDSTQVFNISSLRLSALYNESSGDISRGWAVRPNAEFSGLFGTGSLTYQRFSLDVRRFIDFSSTTQLALRADSGLLLSRDPFDTPANIRFYAGGANSVRGYSRRQLGPKRPVFNSEGEFRQYLPLGGQAVLMFNTELRQGLPGFLRNVQLAGFLDGGQVWLNYNEFDPRDFQYGAGGGIRYMSPIGPIRLDIGWKLNPSDEDLNRFNGQDRGGVNRWALHFSIGQAF from the coding sequence TTGCGTACCCATATCACTGCTTCTTTTTTAGCTGTACTGTTTCTTTTGTTTGTTCATGCCGGACAAACACTTGCGGCTGAATCTTTCTCTACCGGCGAACGAACCTATGCTGTGGAAAGGTCGGTGTTTCCGGCCATCGACAACGGTTCAGACCGGAGACCGCAGGTGCGGCGGGTTAGAATCAGGGGGAATGAGACCTTTCCGGATATGGTGCTGATGAACATTATTGCTACCGAAGCGCCGGCTTTTTTCAGGCGCATGCAGTTCTGGCGGCCGGATGAGTTTGATTATTCCCTGAATGAAGTGCGGCGCGACGCCATCCGTATTGAGCGGTTTTACCGTCGCCGGGGTTTTTATGATGTGGCAGTGACCTTCGATATTCAGGAAGGACGCCGCGATCATCAGCGGCTCGTTACGTTTTTTGTGGATGAAGGGGAGCCGACCCGCGTGCATTCGCTTGAGCTCATTTTCGAAAACACGGACGAGGAGAAAATTGAGGAAATCCGGCAAATGCGTGATTTCCAGCGGGCTGAAAACAACAATCCGCTGCAGGTCAGCCGCCGGTACGAAGCGGTGAAACATCCCGATATCGAATCGGCTTACCTGACGGCGCTGCGCAATTCCGGCTTCGCTTTTGCCCGTACCCGCATTGAGGCGGATGTGGACACCCTGCGACGCAAGGCCGATGTGCGGGTGATCATGGAGCCCAAACAAATTGCGACTTTCCGCGATATTTTTGTGGAAGGCGAGTTGAGCGTGCCCGAAGACCTGATCCGGTTTCAGTCGGCCATCCGGCCGGGGGATGTGTACAGCCTGCGAAAAATGCGGGACGCGCAGCAACTGCTGTTCCGGCACCCGCTCATGCGACTGGTAACCATCAGCGTGCCTGATCAGGAGCCGGGCGAGGAGGTCGATATCCGCATCCGGATTCGGGAACAGGCGCTGCGGTCGGTTAAGGTGCAGGCCGGTTTTGGCAATGAAGAGCTGTTGCGGGGTCAGGTCACCTGGACGCACCGGAACCCGCTGGGCAACGGGCATCGCTTCACGATATCTTCGCGGGCTTCCTTTATTGAACAGCGGGGCAACCTGGAATACCTGATTCCCGGTTTTGTGAACCCCCGCTCGAACCTGGCCATCACGCCCTTTGCGCTCCGGAAAGATGAAGATAACTACCTGATCTACCGCTACGGGATCAACAATAACATCACCTATTATTTCAGTCAGTTTCTGGTCGGGAGTGTGAGCTATGAGCTAAGCCGCAACGACGAGCGGCTCAAGGATGGCGGCCGTGCGCGCACCGACAGCACGCAGGTGTTCAATATTTCATCCCTTCGTTTATCGGCCCTGTACAACGAATCTTCGGGCGACATCAGCCGGGGCTGGGCCGTGCGCCCGAATGCGGAATTCTCCGGCCTTTTCGGTACGGGATCGCTCACCTACCAGCGGTTTTCGCTGGATGTGCGCCGCTTCATCGATTTCAGCTCCACCACACAGCTCGCCCTGCGCGCCGACTCCGGCCTGCTGCTTTCCCGCGACCCTTTTGATACTCCGGCCAACATCCGCTTTTATGCGGGCGGCGCCAACTCGGTGCGCGGCTATTCGCGGCGGCAGCTGGGCCCGAAGCGTCCGGTGTTTAACAGCGAAGGCGAGTTCCGGCAGTATCTGCCCTTGGGCGGGCAGGCCGTGCTGATGTTCAACACCGAGCTACGGCAGGGCTTGCCGGGCTTTCTGCGCAACGTGCAGCTGGCAGGCTTTCTCGACGGCGGTCAGGTCTGGCTGAACTACAACGAATTTGACCCGCGCGATTTTCAGTATGGCGCGGGCGGCGGCATCCGGTACATGTCGCCCATCGGCCCGATCCGGCTCGACATCGGCTGGAAGCTGAATCCCAGCGATGAAGATCTCAATCGTTTCAATGGTCAGGACCGCGGCGGCGTGAACCGCTGGGCCCTGCACTTCAGTATCGGACAGGCTTTTTAA
- a CDS encoding nucleoside recognition domain-containing protein codes for MLNYIWAGLIIFSLLFAVTSDLRDYVTDEFQNGAEIGVALVIPENTDLQRRASVQFRITEGPDASGEVYRAEWFPGEDKAELIIPVTESLPEHWRHVAEHQDARDLTQLRALVLTHEKEAGAAAATAVITLPEVHLVKMRSITQAAFDMAEFAVTLAIGLIGIMALWLGLMKIAEESGLIYKLVKVVNPVLGFLFPNVPKDHPALGAISLNLSANMLGLGNAATPLGIKAMEELQKLNPDKESATNAMCMFLTMNTASVQLVPPVTLIALLGVGVAELFYSILITTAISLVVGVTAASYYARKFPEPPAVQPDKAAPAPAPTQS; via the coding sequence ATGCTGAATTACATCTGGGCCGGGCTCATCATTTTTAGCCTGCTTTTTGCGGTCACTTCCGATCTTCGGGACTATGTTACCGATGAATTCCAAAACGGGGCCGAGATCGGCGTCGCGCTCGTCATCCCCGAAAACACCGACCTGCAGCGGCGGGCTTCGGTGCAGTTCCGCATCACGGAAGGGCCTGACGCCTCCGGGGAAGTCTATCGGGCAGAATGGTTTCCCGGAGAAGATAAGGCCGAGCTCATCATACCGGTGACGGAAAGCCTGCCGGAACACTGGCGTCACGTAGCGGAGCATCAGGACGCGCGCGACCTCACGCAGCTTCGGGCGCTGGTGCTTACCCACGAAAAGGAAGCGGGCGCTGCGGCGGCTACCGCGGTGATCACCCTGCCCGAAGTGCATCTGGTTAAAATGCGCAGCATCACGCAGGCGGCCTTCGACATGGCGGAGTTTGCCGTTACCCTGGCCATCGGGCTGATCGGCATCATGGCTCTCTGGCTGGGACTGATGAAAATTGCCGAAGAGAGCGGCCTCATTTATAAACTGGTGAAAGTGGTCAATCCGGTACTGGGTTTCCTGTTCCCGAACGTGCCCAAAGATCACCCGGCACTGGGCGCCATCAGCCTGAACCTTTCGGCCAATATGCTGGGGCTGGGCAACGCGGCAACCCCGCTGGGGATTAAAGCAATGGAAGAGCTTCAGAAACTGAACCCCGATAAGGAAAGCGCGACCAATGCGATGTGTATGTTCCTGACGATGAATACCGCGAGCGTGCAGCTCGTGCCCCCGGTTACGCTGATTGCGCTCCTGGGCGTAGGCGTCGCAGAGCTGTTTTACAGCATCCTCATCACGACGGCGATTTCGCTGGTTGTGGGCGTTACGGCGGCCTCCTACTACGCCCGCAAGTTTCCAGAACCGCCGGCGGTACAGCCCGACAAAGCTGCACCTGCCCCTGCGCCAACCCAATCCTGA
- the katG gene encoding catalase/peroxidase HPI yields MSNSANGNGKCPFMHGANTAAQNTVTDWWPNALNLDILHQHDTKTKPTDPDFNYKEAFKQLDLEAVKTDLKNLMTDSQDWWPADWGHYGGLMIRMAWHAAGTYRVADGRGGGSTGAQRFAPLNSWPDNVNLDKARRLLWPIKKKYGNKLSWADLFILAGNMAYESMGFKTFGFAGGREDIWHPEKDINWGSEREWLGKSRYSNPAESDSLENPLAAVQMGLIYVNPEGVDGNPDPLRTAQDVRTTFKRMAMNDEETVALTAGGHTVGKTHGNGREELLGANTEGADVEMQGFGWLNPMGKGNAEDTMTSGIEGAWTTTPDRWNHTYFHLLLNYEWELTKSPAGAWQWEPINCKEEDKPFDAHIKGVRRNPIMTDADMAMKMDPAYREISERFYKDPAYFEDVFARAWFKLTHRDLGPKSRYLGPDVPQEDLIWQDPIPAVDYTLTNSEIETLKNTLLNCGLSQTELITTAWDSARTYRGSDYRGGANGARIRLAPQIDWEGNEPERLKKVLSTLEQVQASLDKKVSIADLIVLGGSAAVEKAARDAGFDVTVPFMPGRGDATAEMTDEESFEYLEPVHDGFRNWQKKIYAAKTEELLLDKAQLLGLTAAEMTVLVGGMRVLGTNYGGTKHGVFTDNEGLLTNDFFVNLTDMKYNWRPHGENLYLVLDRKTNETKWTATRADLVFGSNSILRAYAEFYAQDDNKEKFVSDFIKAWVKVMNADRFDLEA; encoded by the coding sequence ATGAGCAACTCAGCGAATGGAAACGGCAAGTGCCCCTTTATGCACGGGGCAAATACCGCAGCCCAAAACACGGTAACCGACTGGTGGCCCAATGCCCTTAACCTGGATATCCTGCATCAGCACGATACCAAAACCAAGCCCACCGATCCGGATTTCAACTATAAAGAAGCCTTCAAACAGCTTGACCTGGAAGCGGTTAAAACGGACCTCAAAAACCTGATGACGGACAGTCAGGACTGGTGGCCTGCTGACTGGGGGCATTACGGCGGCCTGATGATCCGCATGGCCTGGCATGCTGCCGGTACCTATCGCGTGGCCGATGGTCGCGGCGGTGGCAGTACCGGAGCGCAGCGCTTTGCCCCGCTCAACAGCTGGCCCGATAACGTGAACCTCGACAAGGCACGCCGCCTGCTGTGGCCTATCAAGAAGAAGTACGGCAACAAGCTTTCCTGGGCAGACCTTTTCATCCTGGCCGGAAACATGGCGTATGAGTCCATGGGCTTCAAAACATTCGGGTTTGCCGGTGGCCGCGAAGACATCTGGCACCCTGAAAAGGACATCAACTGGGGCTCTGAAAGAGAATGGCTGGGCAAATCACGCTACAGCAATCCAGCTGAGAGTGACTCCCTCGAGAACCCGCTTGCTGCCGTTCAGATGGGTTTGATTTACGTGAATCCGGAAGGCGTTGACGGCAACCCTGATCCGCTCAGAACGGCACAGGATGTCCGCACGACCTTCAAGCGCATGGCCATGAACGACGAAGAAACAGTGGCCCTTACGGCTGGTGGTCATACCGTCGGGAAAACGCACGGAAACGGCAGAGAAGAGCTGCTGGGTGCCAATACTGAAGGTGCCGATGTTGAAATGCAAGGTTTTGGCTGGTTGAATCCCATGGGTAAAGGCAATGCCGAAGATACCATGACAAGCGGTATCGAAGGCGCATGGACGACAACCCCGGACCGCTGGAATCACACCTATTTCCACCTGCTGCTCAACTATGAGTGGGAGCTGACCAAGAGCCCGGCCGGTGCGTGGCAGTGGGAGCCCATCAACTGTAAGGAAGAAGACAAACCTTTTGACGCGCACATCAAGGGGGTCCGCAGAAATCCTATCATGACTGACGCCGACATGGCCATGAAAATGGATCCGGCCTACAGAGAGATTTCCGAGCGCTTCTACAAAGATCCCGCGTATTTCGAAGATGTTTTTGCCCGCGCCTGGTTCAAGCTCACGCACCGTGATCTTGGTCCGAAGAGCCGCTACCTCGGCCCCGATGTGCCGCAGGAAGACCTCATCTGGCAGGATCCCATCCCTGCGGTGGATTACACCCTGACCAATTCCGAGATCGAAACCCTGAAGAATACGCTGCTCAACTGCGGCCTAAGCCAGACCGAGCTCATCACGACCGCCTGGGACAGCGCGAGAACTTACCGCGGTTCTGACTACCGGGGCGGTGCCAACGGCGCAAGAATTCGTCTTGCCCCGCAAATTGACTGGGAAGGCAACGAGCCTGAGCGTCTCAAAAAAGTACTTTCCACACTCGAACAGGTGCAGGCCAGCCTCGACAAGAAAGTGAGCATAGCCGACCTAATCGTGCTGGGCGGATCCGCTGCAGTGGAAAAAGCCGCGCGCGACGCCGGTTTTGATGTGACGGTGCCCTTCATGCCGGGTCGCGGCGACGCGACTGCTGAAATGACGGATGAAGAGTCCTTCGAATACCTGGAGCCGGTGCATGACGGATTCAGAAACTGGCAGAAGAAAATCTACGCTGCCAAAACCGAAGAACTGCTGCTCGACAAAGCACAGCTGCTAGGCCTCACCGCTGCTGAAATGACGGTACTCGTGGGCGGCATGCGCGTGCTCGGCACCAACTACGGCGGAACCAAGCACGGCGTTTTCACCGACAACGAAGGGCTGCTCACCAACGACTTCTTCGTGAACCTCACGGATATGAAGTACAACTGGCGCCCGCATGGCGAGAACCTGTACCTCGTACTCGACCGCAAAACCAACGAAACCAAATGGACCGCTACCCGGGCCGATCTGGTGTTTGGCTCCAACTCCATCCTCCGCGCCTATGCCGAGTTTTATGCGCAGGATGACAACAAAGAGAAATTCGTATCGGACTTCATCAAAGCCTGGGTTAAGGTGATGAATGCTGATCGCTTTGATCTGGAAGCCTGA
- a CDS encoding translocation/assembly module TamB domain-containing protein, which yields MKNDASQPTQAPKPVKKRRRWPWILLLSLLLLGIALRMALKSDWVFELIRAQAVEIVSGTTGADFQLDRMEGDLLSGIRLYGARLTLSGETEPAIRLDTLEVDYKLRPLLRRTIEIPRMHLSGLDVRAEQLPDSSWNLMTLVPEPDPDEPESDEPFGFTLQLTDFELRRTSLDITAPLLLPDERLRVEDLLARATLTYSEASVSADLHELSLLLREGRLPEPIRFETAASLDDERITLDRLVLSTGRSLLEAEAAFDTESTDLEAELTTGRISRADLLAYIDEIPAFDTASLHFAAGGSLRDFETGIRLHAPGLLRLDLNARLAVEPEPLLRSLRLELAELNLPDLAMDSTLDATAGILTAEIDGEIPLTRFEASTADIRLNLTEARFEQIGLRGFEAALALSGDVLTGRTSLRFEDRQRAEADFRLAQLWEERPQWQMDARFRALNPGYFVQDDELDGSISGTLAVSGEGFEPGSRPWKLALALDQPRVLTYYQLGDIRLNASITGTQAGLRLLVESPGGRIELDGDVTEWQEPVPAWQFGLVFDELDTAVIAKLEDVPTFLNGRAQLEGRGISMDELVLRLETSLSNSRVLGEPFDRFDFLAEIEDGILHLRDGEIDSRFLSGSLTARQRLDDFTDPDNRLDLDLEISNIQAFAGFLGAEELQGNGRIAGVIRPDGGVSVFEASLLFDRFRMDEFTVQEAEGSLKVRLIEEPELELTLGILQPAWNEMQLADITLQNTTRAAAEETTGDVRLNILRTSDFGLFHEGQFRIADTITYRTERLDLLEDGFELLLETAFGLELSGEGRDQTFRMDELRMGSDNGAALSLQAFSGPNLRTGLELKAERLDLGAVQEALMDERLADLMFSGQVSLLIDDQLLQLEADTEVTDIRYDGLAFDRFTLSTNILNERMEINSALDLSDTRLMEAQFSLPFRLGDKEDFPDSFYDEIVEGYLIVPDQNLEKYRTFMDRNGLAGLRGRFSLESALSGTAGAPGLTVRMALNEARASGVAIENFFVEAEYNNEKAELAVTSELRSLGQVAAEFSGTVPFYVDMRSLTVEEPEGNEGIQIEARTRDFDLAAFSDFLDPEVIRGLRGRLNADILVTGTAAAPEPNGTVRITDGRFQLVENNIVVSRITADTELSPDRLRVREFRAESSGSLTASGYVTLADFQPDVFSVDVNMRNFRAYNTRDLDAFVSMNARLEGTLEAPVLTGGVTVERGYIYLDNFGERQVEQVVLDDEDEPDTFAQDFFDALEMEFNVVVTRRFSIRNRSNPELELGLEGDLDVVKAPFNDLEVFGLIETVRGVATTLGRRFELEEGQIVFSGPADNPEFDIQLIYRVRREDDILIRYSITGDVDQPEFSFSSEPEMELQDIISYTLFGRPFHALQSWEQGVSGGASATDQVADAALDLLLDRLQSLAADRLGVDVVEIETSNQSGGGTRVKAGKFLSDRLFVALVQELGSDPNSQVIIEYLLRRNLELIITGSDDFRTGIDILWRLDY from the coding sequence ATGAAGAATGACGCATCTCAACCAACACAAGCGCCCAAGCCTGTAAAAAAGCGGCGTCGCTGGCCTTGGATTCTGTTGCTGAGCCTGCTGCTGCTTGGCATAGCGCTGCGGATGGCGCTGAAATCAGACTGGGTTTTTGAGCTGATTCGCGCACAGGCTGTGGAAATCGTGAGCGGGACCACGGGGGCAGATTTTCAGCTCGACCGCATGGAAGGCGACCTGCTCAGCGGCATCCGGTTGTACGGGGCGCGACTGACGCTCAGCGGGGAAACCGAACCGGCCATTCGTCTCGACACCCTTGAAGTGGATTACAAGCTGCGTCCGCTGCTGCGCCGCACCATCGAGATCCCGCGCATGCACCTCAGCGGCCTCGATGTCCGGGCCGAACAGCTGCCCGATTCAAGCTGGAACCTGATGACGCTCGTACCGGAGCCTGACCCGGACGAGCCCGAAAGCGACGAGCCGTTTGGCTTCACCCTACAGCTTACCGATTTCGAACTGCGCCGCACCAGCCTGGATATCACCGCCCCGCTGCTGCTGCCCGACGAGCGGCTGCGTGTCGAAGACCTGCTGGCACGGGCCACGCTCACCTACAGCGAAGCATCCGTAAGTGCGGACCTGCACGAACTTTCGCTGCTGCTGCGCGAAGGCCGCCTGCCGGAACCCATCCGCTTTGAAACCGCCGCAAGTCTCGACGATGAGCGCATCACCTTAGACCGGCTTGTACTCTCTACGGGCCGCTCGCTGCTCGAAGCCGAAGCCGCTTTCGACACCGAAAGCACCGATCTGGAAGCCGAACTTACCACAGGCCGCATCAGCCGGGCCGACCTGCTTGCCTACATCGATGAAATTCCCGCTTTCGATACGGCTTCGCTCCACTTCGCCGCCGGCGGCAGCCTGCGCGATTTCGAGACCGGCATCCGACTACATGCGCCGGGTCTGCTGCGTCTCGACCTGAACGCCCGCCTTGCCGTCGAGCCGGAACCCCTTCTCCGCAGCCTGCGCCTCGAGCTGGCCGAGCTCAACCTCCCGGACCTCGCCATGGACAGCACCCTCGACGCAACGGCCGGCATCCTGACCGCTGAAATCGACGGCGAAATCCCGCTCACCCGCTTTGAAGCATCTACCGCAGACATCCGGCTCAACCTGACGGAAGCCCGGTTCGAACAAATCGGGCTGCGCGGTTTTGAAGCGGCGCTGGCTTTATCGGGGGATGTGCTCACAGGTCGCACGAGCCTCCGTTTTGAAGACAGGCAGCGGGCAGAAGCGGATTTCCGGCTGGCACAGCTTTGGGAAGAGCGTCCGCAGTGGCAGATGGACGCCCGCTTTCGCGCACTCAACCCCGGTTATTTTGTGCAGGATGATGAACTCGATGGCAGCATCAGCGGCACGCTGGCTGTGTCGGGGGAAGGCTTCGAGCCTGGTAGCCGGCCCTGGAAGCTGGCACTGGCGCTTGACCAGCCGCGGGTGCTCACCTACTATCAGCTGGGCGACATCCGCCTGAACGCAAGCATTACCGGTACCCAAGCCGGACTCCGGCTGCTCGTAGAGTCTCCCGGCGGCCGCATTGAGCTGGATGGGGATGTCACCGAATGGCAGGAGCCGGTGCCGGCCTGGCAGTTTGGGCTTGTCTTTGATGAACTCGATACCGCCGTGATTGCCAAGCTTGAAGACGTGCCTACCTTCCTGAATGGTCGCGCACAGCTCGAAGGCCGCGGCATTAGCATGGATGAGCTGGTGCTGCGCCTGGAAACCTCCCTCAGCAACAGCCGTGTGCTCGGTGAACCTTTCGACCGCTTCGACTTTCTGGCCGAAATCGAAGACGGCATTCTGCACCTGCGCGATGGCGAAATTGACAGCCGCTTCCTGAGCGGCAGCCTCACCGCCCGACAGCGCCTCGATGATTTCACCGATCCCGACAACCGTCTCGATCTCGACCTGGAAATTTCCAACATTCAGGCTTTTGCCGGTTTTCTGGGTGCGGAAGAGCTTCAGGGCAATGGCCGCATTGCGGGTGTCATCAGGCCTGACGGGGGTGTTTCTGTTTTTGAAGCAAGCTTGCTGTTCGATCGGTTTCGTATGGATGAATTCACGGTTCAGGAAGCTGAAGGCAGTCTGAAAGTCAGGCTGATCGAAGAACCGGAGCTGGAGCTGACGCTCGGCATTTTGCAGCCGGCCTGGAATGAAATGCAGCTCGCCGATATCACCCTGCAAAACACGACCCGCGCAGCTGCCGAAGAAACGACCGGTGATGTGCGCCTCAATATCCTGCGTACCTCCGATTTCGGGCTGTTCCACGAAGGGCAGTTCCGCATAGCTGATACCATCACGTACCGTACCGAGCGGCTGGATCTGCTTGAAGACGGCTTCGAGCTGTTGCTTGAAACCGCATTCGGGCTTGAACTCAGCGGTGAAGGCCGGGATCAGACGTTCCGGATGGATGAGCTGCGCATGGGTTCCGATAACGGAGCCGCGCTTTCGCTTCAGGCGTTTTCCGGGCCCAACTTGCGGACCGGGCTTGAGCTGAAGGCCGAGCGGCTCGATCTCGGCGCCGTACAGGAAGCCCTGATGGATGAACGCCTGGCCGACCTCATGTTTTCCGGTCAGGTCAGCCTGCTGATTGACGATCAGCTGCTGCAGCTCGAAGCCGACACCGAAGTGACAGATATTCGCTATGACGGGCTGGCATTCGACCGCTTCACCCTAAGCACGAATATTCTCAACGAGCGCATGGAAATTAACAGCGCGCTTGATCTTAGCGATACCCGCCTTATGGAAGCCCAATTCAGCCTGCCCTTCCGCCTGGGCGATAAAGAAGATTTCCCGGATAGTTTTTATGATGAGATTGTGGAAGGCTACCTGATTGTGCCGGATCAAAACCTTGAAAAATACCGCACGTTTATGGACCGCAACGGACTTGCCGGGTTGCGCGGCAGATTCAGCCTTGAATCCGCTCTGTCCGGTACAGCGGGCGCGCCGGGGCTGACGGTACGTATGGCGTTGAATGAAGCCCGCGCTTCAGGGGTAGCCATCGAAAATTTCTTTGTGGAAGCTGAGTACAACAATGAGAAAGCCGAGCTGGCCGTGACGTCTGAGCTGCGCTCACTGGGTCAGGTTGCTGCCGAATTCAGCGGAACCGTGCCGTTTTATGTGGATATGCGCAGTTTGACTGTGGAAGAGCCGGAAGGAAATGAAGGCATTCAGATTGAAGCACGCACCCGCGATTTTGATCTCGCAGCCTTCAGCGACTTTCTGGACCCGGAAGTCATTCGCGGTCTCAGGGGGCGCCTGAATGCCGATATTCTCGTTACCGGAACGGCTGCTGCGCCTGAGCCCAACGGTACCGTCCGCATTACGGACGGGCGCTTTCAGCTGGTAGAAAACAACATCGTGGTCAGCCGCATTACCGCCGATACCGAGCTGAGTCCGGACCGGCTGCGTGTGCGGGAATTCAGGGCAGAAAGCTCGGGGTCACTAACCGCTTCCGGCTATGTAACCCTTGCCGACTTTCAGCCCGATGTGTTTTCGGTGGATGTGAATATGCGCAACTTTCGGGCATACAACACCCGCGATCTGGACGCCTTTGTTTCCATGAACGCCCGTCTTGAAGGCACCCTGGAAGCGCCGGTGCTCACCGGGGGCGTAACCGTAGAGCGGGGCTACATCTATCTCGATAATTTCGGGGAGCGGCAGGTGGAACAGGTTGTGCTTGATGATGAAGACGAACCGGATACCTTCGCACAGGACTTTTTTGACGCCCTTGAAATGGAGTTTAACGTGGTCGTAACGCGGCGTTTTTCCATCCGTAACCGCTCCAATCCGGAATTGGAACTGGGTCTGGAAGGTGACCTCGATGTGGTGAAAGCACCTTTCAACGATCTTGAAGTGTTCGGCCTTATCGAAACGGTCCGCGGCGTGGCGACGACGCTGGGACGCCGTTTTGAGCTGGAAGAAGGACAGATTGTATTCAGCGGTCCGGCGGACAATCCCGAGTTTGATATTCAGCTCATCTACCGGGTGCGCCGGGAAGATGACATCCTGATTCGCTACAGCATTACCGGGGATGTGGATCAGCCTGAGTTTAGTTTTTCGAGTGAGCCGGAAATGGAGCTGCAGGATATCATCAGCTACACCCTGTTCGGGCGGCCCTTCCATGCGCTTCAAAGCTGGGAACAAGGCGTATCGGGCGGGGCAAGTGCGACGGATCAGGTTGCTGACGCAGCCCTTGATCTGCTGCTCGATCGCCTGCAAAGCCTCGCCGCCGACCGCCTTGGGGTAGATGTGGTGGAAATCGAAACTTCGAACCAAAGCGGGGGCGGCACGCGGGTTAAGGCCGGTAAGTTTTTGTCCGACCGCCTGTTCGTAGCGCTCGTGCAGGAACTGGGCAGCGACCCGAACAGTCAGGTCATCATCGAATACCTGCTGCGCCGGAACCTCGAGCTGATCATCACCGGCAGCGACGACTTCCGCACGGGCATTGACATCCTCTGGCGGCTGGATTACTGA